From the Candidatus Peregrinibacteria bacterium genome, one window contains:
- the uvrB gene encoding excinuclease ABC subunit UvrB, with the protein MSNSVRFELISEFQPAGDQPRAIAEMTNRILSGARHQTLLGATGTGKTFTMANIVANVQKPTLVIAHNKTLAAQLCSEFQEFFPNNAVSYFVSYYDYYQPEAYLPKTDTYIEKEATINEEINRFRHAATFNLLTRKDVLIVASVSCIYGLGDVESYEALAIKVKRGEIMKRDKFLRKLADIQYSRVHMDFKPGMFHVLGDVVEILPPSSENAFRIEFFGDEVETLSEIDSFTGEVLNDLEEVVLFPAKHNVSTEEKVQKAIAGISRDLDIREKEMRDAGKTLEAHRLRTRTEYDLELLREVGYVNGIENYTRYLSDRAEGDPPATLLEYFPDDFLVIVDESHMTIPQIGAMHEGNLSRKKMLVEHGFRLPSAMDNRPLKFSEFESLAPQMICVSATPGKYEFEKCASMQKDAYYQHIAEAIRNETIPEIPKNFSEQIIRPTGLLDPTIEIRSTKHQVDDILEEIRIRKKKGERALVTTLTKKSAENLTNYLRDAGVSVKYLHSDVETLERIEIIRELREGSIDVIVGINLLREGLDIPEVSLVAILDADKEGFLRSRDALIQTMGRAARNSEGKAILFADRETEAMKQAIAETTRRRLAQEAFNKKHGITPQTIKKKIKDIAPSLGNTIEGHNTKKIRKDRVKDFIRELEAKMEIAVQNLEFEKAADLRDEIEMLKDQALK; encoded by the coding sequence ATGTCCAATTCCGTGCGTTTTGAACTGATTTCAGAATTCCAACCTGCGGGTGATCAGCCGCGTGCGATAGCAGAAATGACCAACCGCATTCTTTCTGGTGCTCGTCATCAAACACTTCTTGGCGCTACTGGAACCGGAAAAACATTTACTATGGCAAATATTGTGGCGAATGTGCAGAAGCCAACATTGGTCATCGCTCACAATAAAACTCTTGCCGCCCAGCTTTGTTCAGAGTTTCAGGAATTTTTTCCGAATAATGCCGTAAGTTACTTTGTGAGTTATTACGATTATTATCAGCCGGAGGCATATTTGCCAAAAACCGATACCTACATTGAAAAAGAAGCAACCATTAATGAAGAGATCAATCGATTTCGCCATGCCGCCACGTTTAACTTGCTCACAAGGAAAGATGTACTCATTGTGGCGAGCGTCAGCTGTATTTACGGACTTGGCGATGTAGAAAGTTATGAGGCACTCGCGATAAAAGTAAAACGAGGAGAAATAATGAAACGAGATAAATTCCTTCGAAAACTTGCGGATATTCAGTATTCACGAGTACACATGGACTTTAAACCCGGTATGTTCCATGTACTTGGTGATGTGGTGGAAATTCTCCCTCCGAGTTCGGAAAATGCTTTTCGTATTGAATTTTTTGGGGATGAGGTGGAAACCCTTTCAGAAATAGATAGTTTTACGGGAGAGGTGTTGAACGATTTAGAGGAAGTGGTTCTCTTTCCGGCAAAACACAATGTTTCCACAGAAGAAAAGGTGCAAAAGGCAATTGCTGGAATTTCTCGCGATCTTGATATTCGCGAAAAAGAAATGCGAGATGCTGGGAAAACACTTGAAGCACATAGGCTTCGCACCCGAACGGAATACGATTTAGAGCTTCTCCGTGAAGTTGGCTATGTGAACGGAATTGAAAACTACACACGATACTTGAGTGACCGAGCGGAGGGTGATCCTCCTGCGACACTTCTTGAATATTTTCCGGATGACTTTCTCGTTATTGTAGATGAGTCGCACATGACTATTCCACAAATTGGCGCTATGCATGAGGGAAATCTTTCGCGCAAAAAAATGCTTGTTGAACACGGATTTCGTCTTCCAAGCGCCATGGATAATCGTCCACTTAAGTTTTCTGAATTTGAAAGTCTGGCTCCACAAATGATTTGTGTTTCTGCTACTCCTGGAAAATATGAATTTGAAAAATGTGCGAGTATGCAAAAAGATGCATATTACCAACATATTGCTGAGGCGATTCGGAATGAAACGATTCCAGAGATTCCAAAGAACTTTTCTGAGCAAATTATTCGCCCAACAGGACTTCTCGATCCGACTATTGAGATCCGTTCTACCAAACACCAGGTCGATGATATTCTTGAGGAGATTCGAATCCGAAAGAAAAAAGGAGAACGAGCACTCGTAACCACACTGACTAAAAAATCCGCAGAAAACCTAACAAATTATCTGAGAGATGCAGGAGTTTCTGTAAAATACCTCCATTCGGATGTAGAAACCCTAGAGCGTATTGAGATTATCCGTGAACTTCGTGAAGGTAGCATTGATGTGATCGTGGGGATAAACCTTCTTCGAGAAGGACTCGATATTCCCGAAGTTTCACTCGTGGCAATTTTAGATGCCGACAAAGAAGGGTTTCTCCGAAGTAGGGATGCCCTTATTCAAACCATGGGGCGCGCCGCACGAAATTCCGAAGGAAAGGCTATTCTTTTTGCCGACAGGGAAACAGAGGCAATGAAACAGGCCATTGCTGAAACCACTCGTCGTCGATTGGCGCAAGAGGCGTTTAATAAAAAGCATGGTATTACCCCACAAACCATAAAAAAGAAGATTAAAGACATTGCTCCATCTCTGGGAAACACTATAGAAGGGCATAATACCAAGAAGATTCGAAAAGACCGAGTGAAAGATTTTATTCGAGAGCTCGAAGCAAAAATGGAAATCGCTGTACAGAATTTGGAATTTGAAAAAGCGGCAGATTTACGAGATGAAATCGAAATGCTTAAAGATCAAGCCTTAAAATAG
- a CDS encoding ribonucleoside-triphosphate reductase: protein MTPVATAAPVQVESLPKKEDLNKKRTKCEVWTRVMGYHRPVQNFNIGKKSEHYSRNHFCENKTSSSCFCESV, encoded by the coding sequence ATGACCCCCGTTGCTACTGCCGCTCCTGTTCAAGTGGAATCTCTTCCTAAAAAAGAAGACCTTAATAAAAAACGTACCAAGTGTGAAGTGTGGACACGCGTTATGGGCTATCATCGTCCAGTGCAAAACTTTAATATCGGAAAAAAATCGGAGCACTACAGCCGAAATCACTTTTGTGAAAACAAAACAAGCAGTTCGTGTTTTTGTGAAAGCGTGTAG
- a CDS encoding ribonucleoside triphosphate reductase: MWCFLIFSSSLMSISKIQKRNGAIVDFHPEKIRGAIYSAAKSVGGHDEPTSQDLTKKVVVLLETLFRDTIPTVEQAQDAVEKVLIEEGHAQTAKAYILYRERRSEMREDRAVVVEVEKTIGEYLNQLDWRVNANSNQGYSLGGMILNTAGKITANYWLSHIYPRNVGDAHRNGDYHIHDLDMFSGYCAGWSLRALLEEGFNGVPGKTESLPPRNLSSAVSQMVNFLGTLQNEWAGAQAFSSFDTYLAPFVKKYALEVERDLQESGASFATEEEKEKYIDHKTYQYVHQNIQSFVFNLNVPSRWGTQTPFTNITLDWVCPEDLREKRLKLGGEFFAYPFGELEKEMGIINRTYIEVMTAGDAKGRVFTFPIPTYNMTPDFDWHGPNTDLLFEMTAKYGMPYFQNFLNSDLKPNHVRSMCCRLQLDLNELLKRGNGLFGSAEMTGSIGVVTINSARIGYTKKGDKDAFLERLGYLMELAKISLEIKREEIQKWMDRGLFPFTKRYLGSLRNHFSTIGINGVNEAILNFTDGVHDISDEWGQNFAEEILLFMREKLTEYQNETGNMYNLEATPAEGTTYRLAKEDKKRFPDILQSGTEEAPYYTNSSQLPVEYTDDAFEALFLQDRLQTLYTGGTVLHLYMGERITDAESCRNLVKKVLTQFRLPYITITPTFSICPKHGYLAGEHEFCPRCDEEIGYAGENEGGGTKERYVSERAKAMV; the protein is encoded by the coding sequence ATGTGGTGTTTTCTTATTTTCTCTTCTTCTCTCATGTCCATCTCTAAAATTCAAAAACGCAATGGTGCTATTGTTGATTTTCACCCAGAAAAAATTCGAGGTGCCATTTATTCCGCCGCAAAAAGTGTTGGAGGGCATGATGAGCCAACTTCTCAGGATCTTACAAAAAAGGTAGTTGTGCTTTTGGAAACGCTTTTTAGAGACACCATTCCTACAGTGGAGCAAGCACAAGATGCTGTGGAAAAAGTTCTCATTGAAGAGGGGCATGCACAAACCGCAAAGGCATATATTCTCTACCGTGAACGCCGAAGCGAAATGCGAGAAGATCGGGCTGTAGTGGTAGAAGTAGAAAAAACTATTGGCGAATATCTCAATCAGCTCGACTGGCGTGTAAATGCCAATTCAAATCAGGGGTACAGCTTGGGCGGAATGATTTTAAATACTGCCGGAAAAATAACGGCAAATTATTGGCTGAGCCATATTTACCCGCGAAATGTAGGAGATGCACACCGAAATGGTGATTATCATATTCACGATTTAGATATGTTTTCTGGATACTGCGCTGGGTGGTCACTTCGGGCACTTTTAGAAGAAGGATTCAACGGTGTTCCCGGAAAAACCGAATCGCTTCCACCACGAAATCTGAGCAGTGCCGTTTCACAAATGGTGAATTTTCTCGGAACCCTTCAAAATGAGTGGGCAGGCGCACAAGCCTTTTCGAGTTTCGACACGTACCTTGCGCCATTTGTCAAAAAGTATGCACTCGAAGTGGAGCGAGATTTACAAGAAAGCGGTGCTTCATTTGCAACTGAAGAAGAAAAAGAAAAATATATCGATCACAAAACCTATCAATACGTTCATCAGAATATTCAGTCATTTGTGTTCAACCTCAATGTTCCAAGTCGCTGGGGAACACAAACGCCTTTTACGAATATTACCCTCGATTGGGTGTGTCCCGAAGATCTCCGTGAAAAACGACTAAAACTTGGTGGGGAATTTTTCGCTTATCCGTTTGGAGAGCTCGAAAAAGAAATGGGGATTATTAATCGAACGTATATTGAAGTTATGACCGCAGGGGACGCCAAGGGACGAGTATTTACTTTCCCGATTCCCACCTACAATATGACGCCAGATTTTGACTGGCATGGACCAAACACAGACCTCCTTTTTGAGATGACGGCAAAATACGGTATGCCGTATTTTCAGAATTTTTTGAACTCCGACCTCAAGCCAAATCACGTGCGCTCTATGTGTTGTCGATTACAACTTGATCTTAATGAACTTCTCAAGCGCGGAAATGGACTTTTTGGATCCGCAGAAATGACGGGCTCCATTGGTGTAGTGACGATTAATTCTGCTCGTATTGGCTACACAAAAAAAGGAGATAAAGATGCTTTTCTTGAGCGCCTTGGGTATCTTATGGAGCTCGCAAAAATATCACTTGAAATCAAACGAGAAGAAATTCAAAAGTGGATGGATCGCGGACTCTTCCCTTTTACAAAAAGATACTTAGGAAGCCTAAGAAACCACTTCTCCACGATTGGTATAAATGGAGTAAATGAGGCGATTCTCAATTTTACAGATGGAGTACACGATATTTCTGATGAGTGGGGGCAAAACTTTGCGGAAGAAATCCTTCTTTTTATGCGGGAAAAACTTACGGAATATCAGAACGAAACGGGAAATATGTACAATTTAGAGGCAACTCCAGCAGAAGGAACCACATACCGTCTTGCAAAAGAAGATAAAAAACGATTTCCCGATATTCTACAAAGCGGAACAGAAGAAGCGCCGTATTACACCAATTCTTCTCAGCTTCCCGTGGAATACACGGACGATGCATTTGAAGCCCTCTTTCTACAAGACCGACTTCAAACGCTCTATACAGGAGGAACTGTTTTACACCTTTATATGGGAGAGCGTATTACGGATGCGGAATCTTGCCGAAATCTTGTGAAAAAAGTCCTCACTCAATTTCGTTTGCCGTACATTACCATTACGCCGACGTTTTCCATTTGTCCAAAACACGGCTATCTCGCTGGGGAACATGAGTTTTGCCCAAGGTGTGATGAAGAAATTGGGTACGCAGGAGAGAATGAGGGAGGGGGTACAAAGGAGCGATATGTTTCTGAGCGAGCAAAAGCGATGGTGTAG
- a CDS encoding RluA family pseudouridine synthase, translating into MQKNIIHIEDADDGMKLKKWIRKAFPAVPLSALHRHLRKKNVKWNGKRANGEEVLATGDAIECFFGEEIQTPKQNSLETVKVFSGPKFSVLLEDDFVLVINKPAGVAVQPGSDIPKGSSVVERLSAEYAEQVIRPVHRLDKDTSGALVFAKRGKALRTLHESLRNGEWKKEYRAVVAGILPKKTGTIDASILRERDGSRQDSEGKNAITHYRVEQTGSLLLSDETNIDVSELRLQIDTGRMHQIRIHLSGMKNPVLGDKKYGDFPLNRLLQKEIGLRRQFLHAEHLSFPHPELSETIFIVAPLPEDLVNVFKSFSF; encoded by the coding sequence ATGCAAAAAAATATCATCCATATAGAAGATGCAGATGACGGCATGAAGCTCAAAAAATGGATTCGAAAAGCATTTCCTGCTGTTCCGCTTTCTGCACTTCATCGTCACCTGCGAAAAAAGAACGTAAAATGGAACGGAAAGCGCGCCAATGGAGAAGAGGTACTCGCAACAGGAGATGCCATTGAGTGCTTTTTTGGTGAAGAAATTCAGACGCCAAAACAAAACTCGCTAGAAACCGTAAAGGTATTTTCGGGACCGAAATTTTCAGTTCTTCTTGAGGATGATTTCGTACTCGTTATTAATAAACCAGCAGGCGTTGCCGTTCAGCCAGGAAGTGATATTCCAAAAGGATCAAGTGTTGTGGAGCGTCTTTCGGCGGAATATGCAGAGCAGGTCATTCGCCCAGTACATCGACTCGACAAAGACACCTCTGGAGCGCTTGTCTTTGCAAAACGAGGAAAAGCCCTTCGTACTCTGCACGAATCGCTTCGGAATGGTGAGTGGAAAAAGGAGTATCGGGCAGTTGTGGCAGGAATATTGCCAAAAAAAACAGGCACCATTGATGCCTCTATTCTTCGCGAGAGAGATGGATCACGACAGGATTCTGAGGGAAAAAATGCCATTACCCATTACCGTGTAGAGCAGACAGGATCTCTTTTGCTCTCAGACGAGACTAATATCGATGTATCAGAACTTCGCTTGCAAATTGATACCGGACGAATGCATCAAATTCGGATTCATCTTTCGGGCATGAAAAACCCTGTTTTGGGAGACAAAAAATATGGCGATTTTCCTCTCAATCGACTTCTTCAAAAAGAAATTGGTCTTCGACGACAATTTCTTCATGCGGAACACCTCTCATTTCCGCATCCAGAATTATCAGAAACAATCTTCATTGTTGCTCCACTTCCAGAGGATTTGGTGAATGTCTTCAAAAGCTTCTCTTTTTGA
- the lepB gene encoding signal peptidase I, translating to MDEQHQEHSPEAEKHRNRIRKNFFGSIEEDKKGAIEKKHGVIASLLIGFLNIFVIISAVLLVRVYLVTPFSVVGSSMEPNFVSGNLILVDKISYRFHEPQRGDVIVFLPPIPKEVAKQGIVCLVRRAGFFLLGNKTENPCVVQEHFVKRVIGLPGDMVEIQNGQVFVTPRGGDRQQVSDAFLSPKNQNRTCFSTSCQSQKDINGVFVEVEEGTVYVLGDNRTGSSDSRAWNKDGKPTPLVSLDKIAGKVRFIFWPFQSMSVLKNPDMFVAP from the coding sequence ATGGACGAACAGCATCAGGAGCATTCACCAGAAGCCGAAAAACACCGAAATCGTATTCGAAAGAATTTTTTCGGAAGCATTGAAGAGGATAAAAAGGGGGCGATAGAAAAGAAGCATGGTGTTATTGCCTCTCTCCTTATTGGATTTCTGAATATTTTTGTCATCATTAGCGCAGTACTTTTGGTGCGTGTCTATTTGGTAACACCATTTTCTGTGGTAGGCTCCTCAATGGAACCAAATTTTGTGAGCGGAAATCTTATCTTAGTTGATAAAATTTCTTATCGCTTTCATGAGCCTCAGCGTGGCGATGTTATTGTATTTCTTCCGCCCATTCCAAAAGAAGTAGCGAAGCAAGGGATTGTGTGTCTTGTGCGTCGTGCTGGGTTCTTCTTATTGGGGAACAAAACGGAAAATCCCTGTGTTGTCCAAGAGCATTTTGTTAAGAGAGTTATTGGTCTTCCGGGAGATATGGTAGAAATTCAAAATGGACAGGTCTTTGTTACTCCTCGGGGAGGAGATCGTCAGCAAGTTTCTGATGCGTTCTTGTCTCCCAAGAATCAAAATCGAACCTGCTTTTCTACCTCATGCCAAAGCCAAAAAGACATCAACGGTGTCTTTGTAGAGGTGGAAGAAGGAACCGTATATGTACTAGGAGACAATCGAACCGGAAGTTCCGATTCTCGTGCGTGGAATAAAGACGGGAAGCCAACTCCGCTCGTTTCTCTGGACAAGATTGCTGGAAAAGTACGATTTATATTTTGGCCATTCCAAAGCATGTCGGTGCTCAAAAATCCCGATATGTTTGTAGCGCCGTAA
- a CDS encoding epoxyqueuosine reductase QueH: MNSENLSFSKIGEKVLLHCCCAPCSASILECVRSEGKAVTIFFFNPNIHPKKEYERRKQELVRLATEWNIPFFDADYSAEEWFQKTKGMEEEPERGKRCECCFLLRLKKTAEYAKKNGFFAFSTSLSASRWKDKEQIRRSGEKASEEYDILFWNRDWRKGGLSERGQKISQEKQFYRQQYCGCIYSLRDTNRWRKEKGFPPV; encoded by the coding sequence ATGAATTCGGAAAATCTCTCCTTTTCAAAAATCGGAGAAAAAGTTCTTCTCCACTGCTGTTGTGCTCCTTGCTCTGCCAGCATTCTTGAGTGTGTTCGCTCTGAAGGAAAAGCCGTAACTATTTTTTTCTTCAATCCAAATATTCATCCCAAAAAAGAGTATGAGCGTCGGAAGCAAGAACTCGTTCGCCTCGCAACTGAATGGAATATTCCATTTTTTGATGCTGATTATAGTGCAGAGGAGTGGTTCCAGAAAACAAAAGGCATGGAAGAAGAGCCAGAACGCGGAAAACGATGTGAATGCTGTTTCTTATTGCGTCTTAAAAAAACAGCAGAGTATGCAAAAAAAAATGGATTTTTCGCTTTTTCCACCTCACTCTCGGCATCTCGCTGGAAAGACAAAGAGCAGATTCGGCGGAGTGGAGAAAAAGCCTCAGAAGAATATGACATTCTGTTTTGGAATCGTGATTGGCGAAAGGGCGGTCTTTCTGAAAGAGGTCAAAAAATTTCACAAGAAAAACAGTTCTATCGTCAACAATATTGCGGATGCATATATTCTCTCAGAGATACAAATAGGTGGCGAAAGGAAAAAGGATTTCCTCCAGTATAA
- a CDS encoding aspartate kinase, producing the protein MITMKFGGTSMGSAERIASVAHIVRSSISREEMPIVVVSAMSGVTNLLLDAAYSAVQGEPSEKREKILKKLKFQHMETAELLVQDAYQRRQIDTFLRLEFDHLREFLSAIAIIRELSPLSHDEVVSLGEKLSAALLAAHLNDSGTQAEYVDLSHLVSKPFSQIDSDFFDHVEEDIKRRVRPIVDKKCIPVLTGFFGRIPGGIVEGVGRGYSDFTAALSGAAFNVQEIQIWTDVDGLLSADPRLVKYTCVLPEVSYDEAGELAQFGAKVLHPQTVWPAVKRSIPVRIKNTMNPEAPGTLITRDGTRGQFLCKSVASKKGVTVITLTSSRMLMAVGYLADVFAIFKKHGVSVDVVATGEISVTMTVDLPLESISEKALEELKTFSRIDILEKQAIICAVGSELTHQKGAAARMLDAIADADISVRAISQSAQEINISVIMNESDADVALLALHKAIFEGDHQER; encoded by the coding sequence ATGATTACCATGAAATTCGGAGGGACATCCATGGGATCCGCCGAACGTATTGCTTCCGTTGCCCACATTGTCCGTAGCTCCATTTCTCGCGAAGAAATGCCAATTGTTGTCGTTTCCGCTATGAGTGGAGTAACGAATTTACTTCTCGATGCGGCATATTCCGCAGTACAAGGAGAACCATCTGAAAAACGGGAAAAAATCTTAAAGAAGTTGAAATTTCAACACATGGAAACCGCAGAGTTACTTGTTCAAGATGCTTATCAAAGACGGCAGATTGACACTTTTCTCCGATTGGAATTTGATCATCTTCGAGAATTTTTGAGCGCCATTGCTATTATTCGCGAACTTTCTCCACTTTCACATGATGAAGTGGTCTCTCTTGGAGAAAAACTTTCTGCCGCGCTTCTTGCGGCACATTTAAACGATTCTGGAACTCAGGCAGAATATGTCGATTTGTCTCATCTTGTTTCCAAACCTTTTTCCCAAATCGACTCCGACTTTTTCGATCACGTAGAGGAAGACATAAAGCGAAGGGTGCGCCCCATCGTAGACAAAAAATGCATTCCCGTACTTACTGGGTTTTTTGGCAGAATTCCGGGGGGAATTGTGGAAGGCGTGGGAAGAGGATACTCCGATTTTACTGCCGCACTTTCGGGCGCCGCATTTAACGTACAAGAAATTCAAATTTGGACTGATGTCGATGGACTTCTCTCTGCCGATCCACGACTCGTGAAATACACATGCGTCCTTCCTGAGGTGTCGTATGATGAGGCGGGAGAGCTCGCACAGTTTGGAGCTAAGGTTCTTCATCCGCAAACAGTGTGGCCAGCGGTAAAGCGTAGTATTCCGGTTCGCATTAAAAACACCATGAATCCAGAAGCACCCGGAACACTTATTACTCGGGATGGTACTAGGGGGCAGTTTCTCTGTAAGTCTGTTGCCTCTAAAAAAGGTGTTACCGTTATTACCCTTACCTCTTCGCGCATGCTCATGGCAGTGGGGTATCTGGCAGATGTATTTGCCATTTTCAAAAAACACGGCGTTTCGGTTGATGTAGTGGCAACTGGCGAAATCTCGGTCACTATGACGGTTGATCTTCCGCTCGAAAGTATTTCAGAAAAGGCACTAGAAGAACTCAAGACGTTTTCCCGAATTGACATTCTCGAAAAACAGGCAATTATTTGTGCGGTCGGCTCCGAACTTACTCACCAGAAAGGCGCCGCCGCTCGCATGCTCGATGCCATTGCCGATGCCGATATTTCTGTTCGTGCCATTTCTCAAAGCGCACAAGAGATCAACATTAGCGTTATTATGAACGAATCCGATGCTGATGTCGCCCTTCTTGCTCTTCATAAGGCTATTTTTGAGGGAGATCATCAGGAAAGATGA
- a CDS encoding phenylalanine--tRNA ligase subunit beta codes for MKISLEWLSDFISFTEKDPFIIAEVLTERVAEIDEVVDAGKDFAHVVSGKILEISSHPDADRVRVTQVDVGDGTPRQIICGAKNIEVGQVVPTALPGAVLSGNFSIEKRKMRGITSEGMLCSGKELGLTEDAQGILLFDEKTPIGVPVAEVLGLSDVVFKIDNTAITNRPDLFSHFGFARECVATGLATWKQKEFDFSALRQTLPKKPLPVHFRVTPPEICPARANIVLENLSDQPSPDWMQKRLRACGIRAISAIVDVSNYVMLELGMPLHIFDLDHIAGSDITMRLSQKDERVTTLDGKERVLPEGVILQEDAEKIFDLAGIMGGANSEVSETTNRVLVHVPVYDPIAIRKASLALAHRTDAATIYEKRVPSSSVLLGMMRTIQLLLDIFPKATLSSDIEHKESVPEEQRIIRFPMSLVRRMLGRDISEKEIRSILENLGFSLSMGEKDVFLAEVPGHRLGDITIPEDIAEEVVRVSGLRNIHESAPAVRTRLAKLPKERILRREVSDALVNMGFFECVTYAFLGPDLLTKSKITPQEMDVIVANPISEDMSRMRPSLLPRLLEKAMENRRHHTSFRLFEMGHIFEKESDSQKKECLQIAGVLLGEDFLAVRGVLETLSRALHIPFRFQPKEGLPFAKHVASVAVGAGTAGYAFSFSEEIKKAFDLPEHSSGFFLNAPTLLSFPQKHASYHPLPKFPSLDFDLSIVAKSYTFSEDVLRCIRNIDPLLESSAVLETFMGEGIPDGKKSVTLRVIFRAPDRTLTSAEGEALREKVLKTLEKNGYPFRF; via the coding sequence GTGAAGATTTCTCTTGAGTGGCTTTCAGATTTTATTTCGTTTACCGAAAAAGACCCCTTCATTATCGCCGAAGTTCTTACAGAACGAGTGGCGGAGATTGACGAAGTTGTTGATGCTGGAAAGGATTTTGCACATGTTGTTTCTGGAAAAATTCTCGAAATTTCATCACACCCCGATGCCGATCGTGTTCGCGTTACGCAGGTGGATGTTGGTGACGGAACCCCTCGTCAAATTATCTGTGGAGCAAAAAATATTGAAGTGGGACAAGTTGTTCCCACTGCGCTCCCAGGGGCAGTACTTTCGGGAAATTTTTCCATTGAAAAGCGAAAAATGCGAGGCATCACCAGTGAGGGCATGCTCTGTTCAGGAAAAGAACTTGGGCTCACAGAAGACGCACAAGGTATTCTTCTTTTTGATGAAAAAACACCTATAGGAGTTCCCGTTGCCGAAGTGCTTGGGCTTTCGGACGTCGTTTTTAAAATTGATAATACTGCTATCACCAATCGTCCTGATCTTTTTTCGCATTTTGGTTTTGCTCGAGAATGTGTTGCAACAGGACTCGCAACTTGGAAACAAAAGGAGTTCGATTTTTCCGCTCTTCGTCAGACTCTCCCCAAAAAACCACTTCCGGTACACTTCCGTGTCACTCCTCCAGAAATTTGTCCGGCGCGTGCTAATATTGTTCTGGAAAATCTCTCTGATCAGCCAAGTCCCGACTGGATGCAAAAACGATTACGAGCATGTGGTATTCGCGCCATCAGTGCTATTGTTGATGTTTCAAACTATGTCATGCTTGAGCTTGGCATGCCACTCCATATTTTCGACCTTGATCACATTGCTGGTTCCGATATCACCATGCGCCTCTCTCAAAAAGATGAGCGCGTTACAACGCTTGACGGAAAGGAGCGAGTGCTTCCTGAGGGGGTTATTCTTCAGGAGGATGCCGAAAAAATTTTTGATCTTGCCGGAATAATGGGGGGTGCCAATTCTGAGGTTTCAGAGACCACAAATCGTGTTCTTGTGCATGTTCCGGTGTATGACCCAATTGCGATTCGCAAAGCGTCATTAGCACTTGCGCATCGAACAGATGCCGCCACTATTTACGAAAAACGGGTTCCGAGTAGTTCTGTTCTTCTCGGAATGATGAGAACCATTCAGCTTCTCCTTGATATTTTTCCAAAAGCAACGCTTTCCTCTGATATTGAGCACAAAGAAAGTGTTCCCGAAGAACAGAGAATCATTCGCTTTCCCATGAGCCTTGTAAGACGTATGCTTGGACGAGATATCTCCGAAAAAGAAATCCGAAGTATTCTGGAAAACCTTGGATTTTCTCTTTCCATGGGAGAAAAAGATGTATTTCTCGCAGAAGTTCCGGGACATCGTTTGGGAGACATCACCATTCCAGAAGACATTGCTGAAGAAGTTGTTCGTGTTTCAGGGCTCAGAAACATTCACGAATCTGCTCCTGCCGTTCGCACCCGCCTTGCAAAACTTCCAAAGGAACGCATTCTTCGACGAGAAGTTTCGGATGCGCTTGTGAATATGGGATTTTTCGAGTGCGTCACCTATGCATTTCTTGGTCCAGATCTCCTTACGAAGAGCAAAATCACTCCGCAGGAAATGGATGTTATAGTGGCAAATCCAATTTCAGAAGACATGAGCCGTATGCGCCCATCGCTCTTGCCTCGTCTTCTCGAAAAGGCAATGGAAAACCGTCGACATCATACCTCCTTTCGTCTTTTCGAAATGGGACATATTTTTGAAAAGGAATCAGATTCTCAAAAAAAAGAGTGTCTCCAAATTGCGGGAGTGCTTCTGGGAGAAGATTTTCTAGCGGTAAGGGGAGTGCTCGAAACACTTTCTCGTGCGCTTCATATTCCATTTCGGTTTCAACCAAAAGAAGGGCTTCCTTTTGCGAAGCATGTTGCTTCCGTTGCAGTAGGAGCAGGAACTGCCGGCTATGCATTTTCCTTTTCGGAAGAGATAAAAAAAGCATTCGATCTTCCGGAACATTCTTCTGGTTTTTTTCTCAACGCACCAACACTTCTTTCCTTCCCTCAAAAGCACGCTTCATATCATCCTCTTCCTAAATTTCCATCACTTGACTTTGACCTCTCTATTGTTGCAAAGTCATATACATTTTCAGAAGATGTTTTGCGATGCATTCGGAATATCGATCCACTCTTGGAGTCGAGCGCTGTTCTGGAGACATTCATGGGAGAAGGGATTCCTGATGGAAAAAAATCTGTCACGCTTCGCGTTATCTTTCGAGCGCCAGACAGAACACTTACAAGTGCCGAAGGGGAAGCATTGCGAGAAAAAGTACTCAAGACACTCGAAAAAAACGGTTATCCTTTTCGGTTTTAA